A single region of the Pseudomonas mandelii genome encodes:
- a CDS encoding OprD family porin has translation MSTHALGLALAVFAFPALAEGFFEDAKASLTARNFYINRNFTNPAYPQSKAEEWTQSFILDAKSGFTQGTVGFGVDVLGLYALKLDGGRGTTNTQLLPVHEDGRPADDFGRLGVALKARLSKTELKVGEWMPVLPILRSDDGRALPQTFRGGQVTSQEIDGLTLYGGQFRGNSPRNDASMDDMSMTGVGGVTSDRFNFAGGEYSFNGKQTMIGLWNAELKDIYNQQFINLVHSQAVGSWVLGANLGYFIGKESGSKRAGELDNKTASAMLSAKYGSSTFYLGLQKVSGDNAWMRVNGTSGGTLANDSYNSSYDNAKERSWQLRHDFNFAGVGIPGLTLMNRYISGEDVHTATVSDGKEWGRESELAYVIQSGSLKNLSLKWRNSTLRRDYSSLEFDENRLIISYAFSAL, from the coding sequence GTGAGCACCCATGCTCTCGGACTGGCGCTGGCCGTGTTTGCCTTTCCGGCCCTGGCCGAGGGTTTCTTCGAGGACGCCAAGGCGAGCCTGACGGCGCGCAACTTCTACATCAATCGCAACTTCACCAATCCGGCTTATCCGCAGAGCAAGGCTGAGGAGTGGACCCAGAGCTTTATCCTGGACGCCAAGTCCGGCTTTACCCAGGGGACGGTGGGTTTCGGTGTCGACGTGCTGGGGCTGTATGCGCTCAAGCTCGATGGTGGTCGCGGCACCACCAACACCCAATTGTTACCGGTGCATGAGGATGGCCGTCCTGCCGATGATTTTGGGCGATTGGGCGTGGCGTTGAAGGCTCGGCTGTCAAAAACTGAACTGAAGGTCGGCGAATGGATGCCGGTACTGCCGATCCTACGTTCCGATGACGGCCGCGCCCTGCCGCAAACCTTCCGGGGAGGCCAGGTTACCTCCCAGGAAATCGACGGCTTGACCCTGTATGGCGGGCAGTTCCGGGGTAACAGCCCGCGCAACGACGCAAGCATGGACGACATGTCGATGACCGGTGTCGGCGGCGTTACCTCCGACCGCTTCAACTTTGCCGGTGGCGAGTACAGCTTCAACGGCAAGCAAACCATGATTGGCCTGTGGAATGCCGAGCTCAAGGACATCTACAACCAGCAATTCATCAACCTGGTGCACAGCCAAGCGGTGGGTAGCTGGGTGCTGGGCGCCAATCTTGGCTACTTCATCGGCAAGGAGAGCGGCAGCAAACGGGCAGGGGAGCTGGACAACAAAACCGCCTCCGCCATGCTCTCGGCCAAGTACGGCAGCAGCACCTTTTACCTGGGGTTGCAGAAAGTCAGCGGCGACAACGCCTGGATGCGCGTCAATGGCACCAGCGGCGGCACCCTGGCCAACGACAGCTACAACTCAAGTTACGACAACGCCAAGGAGCGGTCCTGGCAGTTGCGTCACGACTTCAACTTCGCCGGTGTCGGCATTCCTGGCCTGACCCTGATGAACCGCTACATCAGCGGTGAAGACGTGCACACCGCGACTGTGAGCGACGGCAAGGAGTGGGGCAGGGAAAGTGAGTTGGCCTATGTGATCCAGAGTGGCAGCCTGAAAAACCTGTCGCTGAAATGGCGCAACAGCACATTGCGTCGCGATTACAGCAGCCTGGAGTTCGATGAGAACCGTCTGATTATCAGCTACGCCTTCTCGGCGCTATAA
- a CDS encoding IS1182 family transposase: protein MAYIQGESRSQTSLFPVSLEELIPEDHLVRVIDLYVAKLDLVQLGFDKALPKSTGRPSYDPADQLKLYLYGYFQRIRSSRRLEAECQRNIEVMWLINRLKPDFKTIADFRKNNKLAFVATCRAFVRFCRMAGLIAGDLVAIDGSKFQAVASSRRHMNLKQLKRQEEKLDKRIAQYLAELDEADKAEAGEVIDRGAIKTALAQLEVRQQDNQSCQALMNSMGLEQFNTHESDARMMRTPKGPRVSYNVQSAVDAAHCLILHHEVTQDGDDRKQLEPMAKAAKEYLEQDALSVTADAGYSNGQQFQAYEEAAITVYVPPNRSVNPGGEELFERKDFTYEAEHDRYQCPAGKWLTLKQRNKGDRIYQADVSGCAACPLKSRCTGAQRRYISRHAHEEAFERMEQRMLAHPQMMASRRSIVEHPFGNLKQWVFGNARFLLRQLDGARAEMALAVNAYNLKRAISVLGARQLMALMG from the coding sequence ATGGCCTACATCCAAGGAGAGTCCCGCAGCCAGACCAGTCTATTCCCGGTCTCGCTGGAAGAGTTGATCCCTGAGGATCACCTCGTCCGGGTTATTGACCTGTACGTCGCCAAGCTGGATCTGGTGCAACTGGGTTTTGATAAAGCGCTTCCCAAAAGCACCGGTCGCCCCTCTTATGACCCTGCCGATCAGCTAAAACTCTACCTCTACGGCTATTTTCAGCGGATCCGCTCATCGCGGCGGCTCGAAGCCGAATGCCAGCGCAACATCGAAGTGATGTGGCTGATCAACCGACTCAAACCCGACTTCAAGACCATCGCTGACTTTCGTAAAAACAACAAACTCGCCTTTGTGGCGACGTGTCGCGCCTTCGTTCGGTTTTGCCGCATGGCAGGCCTGATCGCAGGTGACTTGGTGGCCATCGATGGCAGTAAGTTTCAGGCGGTCGCTTCCTCGCGGCGCCACATGAACCTCAAGCAACTCAAGCGTCAGGAAGAGAAACTGGACAAGCGCATAGCCCAGTATCTGGCGGAACTGGATGAGGCCGACAAGGCCGAGGCGGGAGAGGTGATTGATCGCGGCGCGATCAAAACAGCACTGGCGCAGCTTGAAGTTCGGCAGCAGGACAATCAGAGCTGCCAGGCGCTGATGAATTCGATGGGCCTGGAGCAGTTCAACACCCATGAAAGCGATGCCCGCATGATGCGCACGCCCAAGGGGCCGCGTGTGTCCTACAACGTGCAGAGCGCCGTGGATGCCGCACATTGCCTGATTCTGCATCATGAAGTGACCCAGGACGGCGACGACCGAAAACAACTGGAGCCAATGGCAAAGGCCGCCAAAGAATACCTGGAACAAGATGCCTTGAGCGTGACGGCCGATGCCGGCTATTCAAACGGCCAGCAGTTTCAGGCCTACGAGGAGGCTGCAATTACGGTTTATGTGCCACCTAATCGCTCAGTCAACCCAGGCGGCGAGGAACTCTTTGAGCGCAAAGACTTTACCTACGAAGCCGAACACGATCGTTATCAATGCCCGGCGGGCAAGTGGTTGACGCTCAAGCAGCGCAACAAGGGTGATCGGATCTATCAGGCAGATGTCAGCGGCTGCGCTGCCTGCCCGCTCAAATCCCGATGCACTGGCGCTCAACGCCGCTACATCTCACGTCATGCCCATGAGGAAGCATTTGAGCGAATGGAGCAACGAATGCTGGCCCATCCGCAGATGATGGCCAGCCGAAGATCCATCGTTGAACACCCCTTCGGCAACCTGAAGCAATGGGTGTTTGGCAACGCTCGCTTCCTGTTGCGCCAACTGGATGGAGCGAGAGCGGAAATGGCCCTGGCAGTGAACGCCTACAACCTAAAACGCGCAATTAGCGTGCTCGGAGCCCGCCAGTTGATGGCGCTAATGGGCTAA
- the prpR gene encoding propionate catabolism operon regulatory protein PrpR: MSLPRAQIVVLISHLQRPNQQSRLAQVVEGLMGDYADETNIKVLDTSVDEALQVACELERRGEVDVFVCAGATAAYLRKHLTRPVLSMRISGADLLHALEQARSHSSQVALLSYNRTNVELQAMAALFTVQIHQAAYTTLEEARQAVEKMASLGCRSIIGSSTVLEIAEQAGLHGVLSLSAETVRKALEEALGILHSQRIEIAKRQHLNGVLQHIPAGVAAVDNQGIVQSLNPALALLLDLPVSAALGRPLQELCPALDLEQALRDGIGEENQVMRLGTHQVVSNLLPILENGQRTGMVLVCQDTTAVQRADQRIRSSRRPGAFAAKYRLEQISGNSLANRELLHLAERYALTNSTILITGESGTGKELLAQGIHNTSHRPHGPFVAINCAAFPESLLESELFGYEEGAFSGSRKGGKPGLFEVAHRGTLFLDEIGDMPVSLQTRLLRVLQEREVLRLGGTEPISIDVRVIAATHQDLRGAIEAGRFRTDLYYRLNILRLQTLPLRERPEDIALIARGIVQSLLVSGQPRGAGALPPALLPYLMAYAWPGNVRELENIVERAVLSAKELTQHGEIDEQRLARLLPELFEQRKDPSAMPPAPTQNLRTLSKTVQLNHVRQTLDDCQGNLDEAARRLGISRTTLWRRLRNERS, from the coding sequence ATGTCACTGCCCCGTGCGCAAATCGTCGTGCTGATCAGCCACCTGCAACGTCCCAATCAGCAGAGCCGACTGGCGCAAGTGGTTGAGGGGTTGATGGGTGACTACGCCGATGAGACCAACATCAAGGTGCTCGACACTTCGGTGGACGAAGCGCTTCAGGTCGCTTGCGAGCTGGAGCGGCGCGGTGAAGTCGACGTGTTCGTGTGCGCAGGCGCAACCGCTGCCTACCTGCGCAAGCATCTGACCCGCCCGGTACTGTCGATGCGTATCAGCGGCGCTGACCTGCTGCACGCACTGGAGCAGGCACGTTCGCACTCCTCCCAGGTGGCACTCCTGAGCTACAACCGCACCAACGTGGAACTACAAGCAATGGCCGCGCTGTTCACCGTACAGATCCATCAAGCGGCCTACACCACCCTTGAGGAGGCGCGGCAGGCGGTGGAAAAGATGGCCAGCCTCGGTTGCCGCAGCATCATCGGTTCGTCCACTGTGCTCGAAATCGCGGAGCAGGCCGGTCTGCATGGCGTACTATCGCTGAGCGCCGAGACCGTCCGCAAAGCCCTGGAGGAAGCGCTCGGCATCCTGCACAGCCAACGCATCGAAATCGCCAAGCGCCAACATTTGAATGGTGTTTTGCAGCACATTCCGGCCGGTGTGGCTGCGGTGGACAACCAAGGTATCGTGCAATCGCTCAACCCGGCACTGGCGTTGCTGCTGGACCTGCCAGTGAGCGCCGCGCTCGGTCGGCCCTTGCAAGAACTGTGTCCGGCGCTGGACCTGGAGCAAGCGCTACGCGATGGCATCGGTGAAGAAAACCAGGTCATGCGCCTCGGCACACATCAAGTGGTCAGCAACTTGCTGCCGATCCTGGAAAACGGACAGCGCACCGGCATGGTGTTGGTCTGTCAGGACACCACAGCAGTACAGCGCGCCGACCAGCGCATTCGCTCCTCCCGCCGCCCGGGAGCGTTCGCCGCCAAATACCGACTGGAGCAGATCAGCGGCAACAGCCTGGCCAACCGTGAACTGCTGCACTTGGCCGAACGCTATGCGCTGACCAACTCGACCATCCTCATCACCGGCGAGAGCGGCACTGGCAAGGAGCTGCTGGCCCAGGGCATCCACAACACCAGCCATCGCCCGCATGGGCCTTTCGTGGCGATCAACTGCGCGGCGTTTCCGGAGTCGCTGCTGGAGAGCGAGCTGTTCGGCTACGAGGAAGGTGCGTTCAGCGGCTCGCGCAAAGGTGGCAAACCCGGTCTGTTCGAGGTAGCGCATCGCGGGACGCTGTTCCTCGACGAGATCGGCGACATGCCAGTGTCGCTGCAGACTCGTCTGCTTCGCGTGTTGCAGGAACGCGAAGTGTTGCGCCTGGGCGGCACCGAGCCGATATCCATCGACGTGCGGGTCATCGCGGCCACCCATCAGGACTTGCGTGGAGCGATTGAGGCCGGACGCTTTCGCACCGACTTGTATTACCGGCTGAACATCCTGCGCCTGCAAACCCTGCCGTTGCGCGAGCGCCCTGAGGACATCGCGCTGATAGCCCGCGGCATCGTCCAGAGCCTGCTGGTCAGCGGCCAACCGCGAGGTGCGGGTGCGCTGCCCCCGGCGTTGTTGCCGTACCTGATGGCTTACGCCTGGCCGGGCAACGTGCGCGAACTGGAGAACATCGTCGAACGCGCAGTGCTCTCGGCCAAGGAACTGACGCAACACGGCGAGATCGACGAACAACGCCTGGCGCGCCTGCTTCCCGAGCTCTTCGAGCAGCGAAAAGACCCATCGGCCATGCCGCCGGCACCGACGCAGAACCTGCGTACGCTAAGCAAGACGGTGCAATTGAACCATGTGCGCCAGACGCTGGACGACTGCCAGGGCAACCTGGATGAGGCAGCCCGCCGTCTAGGCATCAGCCGCACGACACTCTGGAGAAGGTTGCGCAACGAGCGCAGTTGA
- a CDS encoding phosphotransferase family protein, producing MSSLNAASQAAGVRSDVANDEGLLAFIREQAEAHRVVILQRKQLSGGAIQENWLLELQVDGGPWAGVQRWVLRSDAVSALPASLSRAEEFAVLSRVHRAGVKVPRPLWLCRDTAVIGRAFFLMEMVSGIAAGHLLTGRCASGGNPQLAAELGANLARLHQLRPPSAELEFLPVPSTPPALAAIAAYRAFLDQHAFAHPVLEWGLRWCELNAPSDSVVCLLHRDYRTGNYLASEEGLQAVLDWEFTGWGDPREDIGWFSARCWRFARPDLEAGGIGPLEDFLRGYREVSTLHIDREQLNYWQVMATLRWAVIALQQAQRHLCGEEPSLELALTGRLLPELELEILRLTTGGAR from the coding sequence ATGAGCAGTCTCAACGCAGCATCTCAAGCAGCTGGCGTGCGCAGCGACGTGGCGAATGACGAAGGCCTGCTGGCTTTCATCCGAGAGCAGGCCGAGGCGCATCGGGTGGTCATCCTGCAGCGCAAGCAGCTTTCAGGCGGTGCGATCCAGGAAAACTGGTTGCTCGAATTGCAGGTCGACGGTGGCCCCTGGGCCGGCGTGCAACGCTGGGTACTGCGCAGCGATGCAGTCTCCGCGCTACCGGCCAGTCTCAGCCGTGCCGAAGAGTTCGCGGTGCTGAGTCGGGTCCATCGGGCCGGCGTGAAAGTGCCTCGGCCGCTGTGGTTGTGTCGCGACACTGCAGTGATTGGACGCGCATTCTTTCTGATGGAAATGGTTTCCGGGATCGCAGCCGGCCATTTGCTCACTGGCCGATGCGCTAGCGGAGGCAATCCGCAACTGGCCGCTGAGCTGGGGGCCAACCTGGCGCGGCTGCATCAACTACGCCCGCCAAGTGCAGAACTGGAATTTCTGCCGGTACCGAGCACGCCGCCGGCACTCGCCGCCATCGCTGCCTACCGCGCGTTCCTCGACCAGCACGCGTTTGCCCATCCAGTGCTGGAGTGGGGCCTGCGCTGGTGCGAACTGAATGCGCCGAGTGACAGTGTGGTGTGCTTGCTGCACCGCGACTACCGCACCGGTAACTACCTGGCGAGCGAAGAAGGCTTGCAGGCGGTACTCGACTGGGAATTCACCGGCTGGGGCGATCCGCGGGAAGACATCGGCTGGTTCAGCGCACGTTGCTGGCGATTCGCCCGACCGGACCTAGAAGCGGGGGGCATCGGCCCGCTGGAGGACTTTCTACGCGGCTACCGCGAGGTGTCCACGCTGCACATCGACCGTGAACAACTGAATTACTGGCAAGTGATGGCGACCTTGCGCTGGGCGGTGATCGCCCTGCAACAAGCGCAACGCCACCTCTGCGGTGAAGAGCCGTCGCTTGAGTTAGCACTGACCGGGCGTTTGCTGCCCGAGTTGGAGCTGGAAATCCTGCGCCTGACCACCGGAGGTGCCCGATGA